One Cygnus atratus isolate AKBS03 ecotype Queensland, Australia chromosome 6, CAtr_DNAZoo_HiC_assembly, whole genome shotgun sequence DNA segment encodes these proteins:
- the ATP5MC3 gene encoding ATP synthase F(0) complex subunit C3, mitochondrial isoform X1, with protein sequence MFACAKLAASPALIRAGSRILYRPISASVFSRPEVRTGEGNSTLNGAQNTVSQLALREFQTSAISRDIDTAAKFIGAGAATVGVAGSGAGIGTVFGSLIIGYARNPSLKQQLFSYAILGFALSEAMGLFCLMVAFLILFAM encoded by the exons ATGTTCGCCTGCGCCAAGCTCGCCGCCTCGCCCGCCCTG ATCCGTGCTGGATCAAGAATCTTGTACAGACCAATTTCGGCATCTGTGTTTTCTAGGCCAGAGGTCAGGACTGGAGAG ggCAACTCAACACTTAATGGGGCCCAAAACACTGTCTCCCAACTAGCACTTAGAGAATTCCAGACTAGTGCTATCAGCAGGGACATTGACACTGCTGCCAAATTTattggtgctggtgctgccacaGTAGGTGTGGCTGGTTCTGGTGCTGGTATTGGAACAGTCTTCGGTAGTCTAATCATTGGCTATGCCAG AAATCCttctctgaagcagcagctgttctCATATGCTATCCTGGGATTCGCCCTGTCTGAAGCTATGGGTCTCTTCTGTCTGATGGTTGCTTTCTTGATCCTATTTGCCATGTGA
- the ATP5MC3 gene encoding ATP synthase F(0) complex subunit C3, mitochondrial isoform X2 produces MFACAKLAASPALIRAGSRILYRPISASVFSRPEGNSTLNGAQNTVSQLALREFQTSAISRDIDTAAKFIGAGAATVGVAGSGAGIGTVFGSLIIGYARNPSLKQQLFSYAILGFALSEAMGLFCLMVAFLILFAM; encoded by the exons ATGTTCGCCTGCGCCAAGCTCGCCGCCTCGCCCGCCCTG ATCCGTGCTGGATCAAGAATCTTGTACAGACCAATTTCGGCATCTGTGTTTTCTAGGCCAGAG ggCAACTCAACACTTAATGGGGCCCAAAACACTGTCTCCCAACTAGCACTTAGAGAATTCCAGACTAGTGCTATCAGCAGGGACATTGACACTGCTGCCAAATTTattggtgctggtgctgccacaGTAGGTGTGGCTGGTTCTGGTGCTGGTATTGGAACAGTCTTCGGTAGTCTAATCATTGGCTATGCCAG AAATCCttctctgaagcagcagctgttctCATATGCTATCCTGGGATTCGCCCTGTCTGAAGCTATGGGTCTCTTCTGTCTGATGGTTGCTTTCTTGATCCTATTTGCCATGTGA